A portion of the Pseudoxanthomonas sp. JBR18 genome contains these proteins:
- a CDS encoding RNA polymerase sigma factor, with translation MRDGLGSAREAAPLYAVSGGLYAPRRLTRRWRVREETASCRERFDTAVAELRPRLLIYMHQRLRDPHTAADLTQETLLRMLHYRDAPGIQSYPLLMYRIAHNLLLEHWRRRHRSYAADHVSLDLVAPLLADGSSVADVVDARRFLARLSSHTLAMLPPKCRQAFELHRFEGLSYPEVAAAMGISVKMVEKHVSRALAACRRAVE, from the coding sequence GTGCGGGATGGGCTCGGGAGCGCGCGCGAGGCGGCGCCGCTCTACGCAGTGTCCGGAGGTCTCTACGCGCCTCGTCGTCTGACGCGTCGCTGGCGTGTGCGTGAGGAGACAGCGTCGTGCAGGGAACGGTTCGACACAGCCGTGGCCGAGTTGCGGCCACGGCTTCTCATCTACATGCACCAACGTCTGCGCGACCCACACACCGCCGCGGATCTCACCCAGGAAACGCTGCTGCGCATGCTGCACTACCGCGACGCGCCCGGCATCCAGAGCTATCCATTGCTGATGTACCGCATCGCCCACAACCTTTTGCTGGAGCATTGGCGCAGGCGCCATCGAAGCTATGCGGCAGACCATGTATCGCTGGACCTGGTCGCGCCGCTGCTGGCTGATGGTTCATCGGTGGCCGACGTCGTGGATGCGCGTCGCTTCCTGGCGCGCTTGTCCAGTCATACGCTCGCCATGCTGCCACCCAAATGCCGCCAGGCCTTCGAACTCCACCGCTTCGAAGGTCTGAGCTATCCGGAAGTGGCAGCCGCCATGGGCATCTCGGTGAAGATGGTGGAGAAACACGTGAGCCGTGCGCTGGCCGCCTGCCGCAGGGCGGTGGAGTGA
- a CDS encoding type II toxin-antitoxin system prevent-host-death family antitoxin gives MRTELVTTLKRQATELLADIERDKEPILITQHGLPSAYLLDVETYQLMQQRMAILEGIARGEQALAEGRATTHAQARKRLARWLK, from the coding sequence ATGCGCACCGAACTCGTCACAACGCTCAAGCGACAGGCCACCGAACTCCTCGCTGACATCGAGCGGGACAAGGAGCCCATCCTCATCACCCAGCATGGACTTCCAAGCGCATATCTCCTGGACGTTGAGACTTATCAGCTCATGCAACAGCGGATGGCGATCCTTGAAGGCATCGCGCGTGGAGAGCAGGCCCTCGCTGAGGGGCGTGCGACGACACACGCTCAAGCCAGGAAACGCCTTGCCAGATGGCTGAAATAG
- a CDS encoding type II toxin-antitoxin system RelE/ParE family toxin: MAEIVWSEPALSDLDAIADYIALESPVAASELVKRIFGHVEQLADHPESGSRPPELGKSRYRQIVEPPCRVFYRYDGHKVFVLHVMRSERLLRKGPLAARSKQVGI, translated from the coding sequence ATGGCTGAAATAGTCTGGTCCGAGCCGGCATTGTCGGATTTGGACGCCATTGCCGACTACATCGCACTGGAAAGCCCGGTCGCCGCCTCGGAACTGGTCAAACGCATTTTCGGTCATGTCGAGCAGCTTGCAGACCATCCCGAAAGTGGCAGTCGGCCGCCAGAACTTGGGAAGTCGCGTTATCGCCAGATAGTGGAGCCGCCATGCCGGGTCTTCTATCGTTATGACGGCCACAAGGTCTTTGTCCTGCATGTCATGCGTTCCGAGCGCCTGCTCCGCAAGGGGCCGCTTGCTGCTCGCTCAAAGCAGGTAGGGATCTGA
- a CDS encoding alpha-L-fucosidase yields MIDRRTFLATGAVAVAAGFSASAAQVVAAPRPKGPSPWGAVPSARQLRWHRREQYAFVHFAMNTFTDKEWGYGAEDPRKFDPSDFSADQIVAAAKAGNLKGIIFTAKHHDGFCLWPTRLTEHCIRNSPYKNGKGDIVGEMAAACRRAGLAFGIYLSPWDRNHAEYGRPGYLDYFRKQIVELCTGYGDLFEFWFDGANGGDGYYGGARETRKIDAPAYYNWPRMIALVHQHQPMACTFDPLGADIRWVGNEDGIAGDPCWPTMPNAPYTQENGNAGVRGAALWWPAETNTSIRPGWFYHADEDGKVRSPENLVRYFDTSVARGTNMNLNLPPDRRGRIADHDVAVLQSFGDAIRASFALDLAKGAKASASASRGPGFDPARVLDGQRDSYWSTPDDVTTPTLTLELSAARSFDLIRLREYLPLGVRVTRFAVEAEVDGQWQRLAEAECIGAQRIVRLDRPLTARRVRLVVLAAPVCPAISEFALFRAVAPVAVARPTENAPDVLSAAGWRIVQASAPGAEKLLDDDASTIWIVPAPTPGHPAQVTIDLGALRQVAGFSLTPSRAVLNGAAPPKGYRAESSEDGQHWQPAGAGELSNIAYALSTQRLNFPEVRQIRYLRLSFAETAVPAERLAIAGIGAFSRLR; encoded by the coding sequence ATGATCGATCGTCGTACCTTTCTTGCCACAGGGGCTGTGGCCGTCGCCGCAGGTTTCAGTGCATCGGCCGCGCAGGTCGTGGCCGCGCCGCGCCCCAAGGGGCCTTCGCCGTGGGGTGCCGTGCCGAGCGCGCGACAGCTGCGATGGCATCGGCGGGAGCAATACGCCTTCGTGCATTTTGCGATGAACACCTTCACCGACAAGGAGTGGGGCTACGGCGCCGAGGACCCGCGCAAGTTCGATCCCAGCGATTTCTCCGCGGATCAAATTGTCGCCGCTGCCAAGGCCGGCAATCTGAAAGGGATCATTTTTACGGCCAAGCACCACGATGGGTTCTGTCTTTGGCCCACGCGCCTGACCGAGCATTGCATCCGCAATTCGCCCTACAAGAACGGCAAGGGCGACATCGTCGGCGAAATGGCCGCGGCGTGTCGTCGCGCGGGCCTGGCCTTCGGCATCTACCTGTCCCCTTGGGATCGCAACCACGCCGAGTACGGTCGCCCGGGATATCTCGACTATTTCCGCAAGCAGATCGTCGAGCTGTGCACCGGCTACGGCGACCTGTTCGAGTTCTGGTTCGACGGCGCCAATGGCGGCGATGGCTACTACGGCGGCGCGCGCGAAACGCGCAAGATCGATGCGCCCGCCTACTACAACTGGCCGCGGATGATCGCGCTGGTCCACCAGCACCAGCCGATGGCCTGCACCTTCGACCCGCTCGGCGCCGATATCCGTTGGGTGGGCAACGAGGACGGCATCGCGGGCGATCCATGCTGGCCGACCATGCCCAATGCCCCTTACACCCAGGAAAACGGCAATGCCGGCGTGCGTGGGGCGGCCCTGTGGTGGCCGGCCGAAACCAACACCTCGATCCGCCCGGGCTGGTTCTACCATGCCGATGAAGACGGCAAGGTGCGCAGCCCGGAGAATCTGGTGCGCTATTTCGACACCTCAGTCGCGCGCGGCACCAACATGAACCTCAATCTGCCACCCGACCGACGCGGCCGCATCGCCGACCACGACGTGGCGGTGCTGCAGAGTTTTGGCGATGCGATCCGTGCCAGCTTCGCCCTCGATCTGGCCAAGGGCGCCAAGGCCAGCGCCAGTGCGTCGCGCGGTCCTGGATTCGATCCGGCGCGCGTGCTCGATGGCCAGCGAGACAGCTACTGGTCGACGCCGGACGATGTCACCACGCCGACGCTGACGCTGGAACTGTCGGCGGCGCGCAGCTTCGACCTGATCCGGCTGCGGGAATACCTGCCGCTGGGCGTGCGCGTCACCCGCTTCGCGGTTGAAGCCGAGGTCGATGGGCAATGGCAGCGCTTGGCCGAAGCCGAATGCATCGGTGCGCAGCGGATCGTGCGGCTCGACCGCCCGCTCACCGCGCGCCGTGTGCGGCTGGTCGTGCTCGCGGCGCCGGTCTGCCCGGCGATCAGCGAATTCGCGCTGTTCCGCGCGGTTGCGCCGGTCGCGGTCGCGCGGCCGACGGAGAACGCGCCCGACGTGTTGTCCGCCGCGGGTTGGCGCATTGTCCAGGCCAGCGCACCGGGCGCGGAGAAGCTGCTTGACGATGACGCCAGCACGATCTGGATCGTGCCCGCGCCCACGCCAGGCCATCCCGCGCAGGTGACCATCGACCTGGGCGCGCTGCGTCAGGTCGCCGGCTTCAGTCTCACGCCCTCGCGCGCGGTGCTGAACGGCGCGGCGCCACCGAAGGGCTATCGCGCCGAAAGCAGCGAGGATGGCCAGCACTGGCAACCGGCCGGTGCCGGCGAACTGTCCAACATCGCCTATGCGCTCTCGACCCAGCGTCTGAATTTCCCCGAGGTCCGCCAGATCCGCTACCTGCGGCTGTCGTTCGCCGAAACGGCGGTGCCCGCCGAGCGGCTGGCGATCGCCGGGATTGGTGCGTTCTCGCGCTTGCGTTGA
- a CDS encoding DUF3649 domain-containing protein — MALPIARSQAVLTGMLVAIVAGACAALWAFASRNAWKAWAGLAIPTALMALATSLLRGGS; from the coding sequence GTGGCGCTGCCCATCGCGCGCAGTCAGGCCGTGCTGACGGGCATGCTGGTGGCGATCGTCGCAGGCGCGTGCGCTGCGTTGTGGGCCTTTGCCTCCCGCAATGCGTGGAAGGCTTGGGCCGGCCTGGCCATCCCCACGGCACTGATGGCGCTGGCGACCTCGCTTCTGCGGGGCGGGTCATGA
- a CDS encoding Dabb family protein, with product MTDRTRRDLIVAATALAASVTATGSRAAMPADKAAFPPIVHHVFFWLKHPDSKEDLAKLLTGLRTLAGIDSVRGIHIGVPAQTEQRGVVDASYSASELLFFDDVAGQNAYQVHPIHKQFVADCEHLWQRVVVYDVKAAAP from the coding sequence ATGACCGATCGCACGCGCCGTGACCTCATCGTTGCCGCGACCGCCTTGGCTGCCAGCGTGACCGCCACAGGCTCCCGCGCGGCCATGCCCGCCGACAAGGCGGCGTTCCCGCCGATCGTGCACCACGTGTTCTTCTGGCTGAAGCATCCGGATTCCAAGGAGGATCTCGCCAAGCTGCTCACCGGTTTGCGAACGTTGGCCGGTATCGACAGCGTGCGAGGCATCCACATCGGCGTGCCGGCGCAGACCGAGCAACGCGGCGTCGTCGATGCCAGCTACAGCGCCTCGGAACTCCTGTTCTTCGATGATGTCGCCGGACAGAACGCCTATCAGGTCCACCCCATCCACAAGCAGTTCGTCGCCGACTGCGAGCACCTGTGGCAACGCGTCGTCGTGTATGACGTCAAGGCCGCCGCGCCGTAG
- a CDS encoding cold shock domain-containing protein — translation MRTHGTLTKWNDDRGFGFIAPAQGEQEIFVHISAFPRDGERPRINELISFEVETGPNGKLRAVRIMRPGQRPASARPRAKRKPDSPSLGVGAVVALLAFVGLGVYGYSRFAPTPPEPASAQVPRISAAPPTFACDGRTMCSQMNSCAEARYFLQHCPGTKMDGDHDGVPCEQQWCN, via the coding sequence ATGCGCACGCACGGCACGCTGACGAAATGGAACGATGACCGAGGTTTCGGCTTCATTGCCCCAGCCCAGGGCGAGCAGGAGATCTTCGTCCACATCTCCGCGTTTCCGAGGGACGGTGAGCGCCCTCGGATCAACGAGCTGATTTCTTTTGAAGTCGAGACCGGGCCGAATGGCAAGCTGCGCGCGGTCCGGATCATGCGTCCTGGACAGCGCCCGGCCTCGGCCCGGCCGCGAGCGAAGCGCAAGCCAGATTCACCGTCCCTTGGCGTTGGCGCGGTGGTCGCGCTGCTGGCGTTTGTCGGCTTGGGCGTTTACGGATACTCGCGCTTTGCGCCCACGCCGCCCGAACCGGCTTCGGCGCAGGTCCCGCGTATCTCGGCTGCGCCGCCGACCTTCGCCTGCGACGGCCGCACGATGTGTTCCCAGATGAACTCCTGCGCAGAGGCGCGATATTTCCTCCAGCATTGCCCCGGCACCAAGATGGATGGGGACCACGATGGCGTGCCGTGTGAGCAGCAATGGTGCAACTGA
- a CDS encoding DUF3325 domain-containing protein — protein MNLLILALCFSGFVALCLSMERYQAVLPSARIDGPRLRGLRWLGWALTAAALACAVSAGGWGVGMVRWLAAMTIAGSAITFGLLPYRPHWIKPGAFVLPLLATILLWVH, from the coding sequence ATGAATCTGCTGATCCTCGCCCTGTGTTTCAGCGGCTTCGTCGCGCTGTGCCTGTCGATGGAGCGGTATCAGGCGGTCTTGCCCTCCGCACGCATTGATGGGCCACGGCTGCGCGGCCTGCGCTGGCTGGGATGGGCACTGACCGCCGCAGCCCTCGCCTGCGCGGTTAGCGCAGGCGGCTGGGGCGTGGGCATGGTGCGATGGCTGGCGGCGATGACCATCGCCGGAAGCGCGATCACCTTCGGCCTGTTGCCGTACCGCCCGCATTGGATCAAGCCAGGCGCATTCGTCCTGCCGCTGCTGGCCACGATTTTGCTTTGGGTGCACTGA
- a CDS encoding vWA domain-containing protein, whose translation MGIDGIMFRIGGNRDPIAGSKLNTSPADAGVSFSLNLITGGAKKIENKTTVEARHWLECGTQLPGSATYDHVWPGKTKTLVVDDTGSMQNEIDAIKIAIESSLTEESTLNYDREFAYSLLTFKDNVTTRSPISTDVSPLLAALNAITPSGGGECPESSGEALLTALDQLEADEDRAGSILLVTDASPTNDLRSQIKQKANALNIPITVLLTGDCAATSTSIGVMSINGASDPNLVQNAVSAQDFFSDIAESTGGVYKYSPNGTVDDYVAFIGDRFEADSIDSQDLPVGITTIKGAAGSSNLYEIAVPENVNQLRIREWASGGQVAIYLSREQIPTALGSDWAASANGTTSPKSIGVSHPVAGTYYLKVQGITDYANKALQVDFGP comes from the coding sequence GTGGGCATCGACGGAATAATGTTCAGAATCGGAGGTAATCGTGATCCGATAGCTGGATCAAAACTGAACACCTCCCCAGCCGACGCCGGAGTTAGTTTTTCCCTAAACTTGATCACCGGCGGAGCCAAGAAAATCGAAAACAAAACAACTGTTGAAGCTCGGCATTGGCTTGAGTGCGGAACCCAGTTACCAGGATCTGCCACATACGACCATGTCTGGCCTGGCAAGACTAAAACGTTGGTTGTCGATGATACGGGTTCCATGCAAAATGAGATTGACGCAATAAAGATTGCGATTGAATCAAGCCTAACCGAGGAGTCCACTCTCAACTACGATCGCGAATTCGCTTACAGTCTTTTGACTTTTAAAGACAATGTCACCACCCGCTCGCCAATATCAACTGACGTCTCTCCGCTGCTTGCCGCGCTAAACGCAATCACTCCGTCGGGCGGTGGTGAATGTCCCGAATCTTCCGGCGAAGCACTCCTGACGGCGCTTGATCAGCTTGAAGCAGACGAGGATCGCGCTGGGTCAATTCTGCTAGTTACTGACGCGTCGCCGACGAATGATCTCCGGAGCCAAATCAAGCAAAAAGCCAACGCTCTTAATATTCCCATAACCGTCTTATTAACAGGCGATTGCGCCGCAACGTCGACGTCAATAGGGGTTATGTCAATAAACGGCGCCTCAGATCCTAATTTAGTTCAAAATGCTGTATCCGCCCAAGATTTCTTTTCCGATATCGCGGAGTCCACTGGAGGCGTATATAAATACTCCCCAAACGGCACGGTGGATGACTACGTCGCGTTCATAGGAGATCGCTTTGAAGCTGATAGTATTGACTCCCAAGATCTACCGGTGGGCATAACCACGATTAAAGGCGCCGCTGGATCATCTAATCTTTACGAGATTGCAGTGCCAGAAAACGTAAATCAGCTGCGGATAAGGGAGTGGGCATCAGGAGGACAGGTAGCGATCTACCTTAGCAGAGAGCAAATACCAACAGCTCTTGGCTCGGATTGGGCCGCTTCGGCAAACGGGACTACTAGCCCCAAGTCGATCGGCGTAAGTCATCCGGTTGCCGGCACCTATTATCTCAAGGTTCAGGGAATAACGGATTATGCCAACAAGGCGCTCCAAGTAGATTTTGGTCCGTAA
- a CDS encoding PepSY-associated TM helix domain-containing protein — translation MKQSFRQSMAWLHTWTGLLVSWLLLLIFMGGTASYYREELNRWMRPELPRTVVAPDVAATNALRYLQREAPDATYWNVTLPDARNPALDMYWMNPAREGASNDRASRRARFGQATIDASTGEHSQVRETRGGDFFYRLHFDLYAIPVLWARYIVGFCAMFMLVAIITGVITHKKIFKDFFTFRPRKGQRSWLDFHNVSAVMALPYHLVITYTGIVTLMVMYLPLGIKAAYPEGPQAFYDESFSDLPPAGDAAGTPGTPKPIAELLASARLAWEGKAVESFRIDHPGDAAETVSVYQRDGRRLSYETPGVRLNAATGQIIAHSGRAGAASETRGVLYGLHIARFADPVLRLLLFASGLLGCLMVASGAVLWGIKERAKHLKSGRIGVGLRLVDALNIGAVGGLPLAFASYFWANRLVPLHIEARPDMEARVFFLVWAIAIVAGFIRPRRQTWAWLLYMAAGLFTLIPLLNALTTHVHLGVTLPQGDWALAGVDLVTCCIGLVLGYCGWRMQRWQPPVSAAEKRRRQAPPQPQIEGGAA, via the coding sequence ATGAAGCAGAGCTTTCGCCAGTCCATGGCCTGGCTGCATACCTGGACCGGCTTGCTGGTCAGTTGGCTACTGCTGCTGATCTTCATGGGGGGCACCGCCAGCTACTACCGCGAGGAACTCAATCGCTGGATGCGCCCGGAACTGCCGCGCACGGTGGTCGCGCCGGACGTGGCGGCAACCAACGCGCTGCGATACCTGCAGCGCGAGGCCCCCGACGCGACGTACTGGAACGTCACTCTTCCCGATGCGCGCAATCCGGCACTGGACATGTACTGGATGAACCCGGCCAGGGAAGGCGCCTCCAACGATCGCGCCTCGCGTCGCGCGCGCTTCGGTCAAGCAACGATCGACGCGTCCACCGGCGAGCACTCGCAGGTGCGCGAAACCCGCGGTGGCGACTTCTTCTATCGCCTGCACTTCGACCTGTACGCGATCCCGGTGCTGTGGGCGCGCTACATCGTCGGCTTCTGTGCGATGTTCATGCTGGTCGCCATCATCACCGGCGTCATCACCCACAAGAAGATCTTCAAGGACTTCTTCACGTTTCGGCCGCGCAAGGGGCAACGCTCCTGGCTGGACTTCCACAACGTCAGCGCGGTCATGGCCCTGCCCTACCACCTGGTCATCACCTACACCGGCATCGTCACGCTGATGGTGATGTACCTGCCGCTTGGCATCAAAGCCGCCTATCCGGAAGGCCCGCAGGCCTTCTACGATGAATCCTTCAGCGATCTGCCACCAGCTGGCGACGCCGCAGGCACTCCAGGCACGCCCAAGCCGATCGCCGAACTGCTGGCCAGTGCGCGCCTGGCCTGGGAGGGCAAGGCAGTGGAAAGCTTCCGCATCGACCATCCCGGCGACGCCGCTGAGACGGTCAGCGTGTACCAGCGCGACGGGCGCCGGCTGTCCTACGAAACGCCGGGCGTGCGCCTGAACGCTGCGACCGGCCAGATCATCGCGCACAGCGGTCGCGCAGGCGCGGCGTCGGAGACACGCGGCGTGCTGTACGGCCTGCACATCGCGCGCTTTGCCGACCCGGTCCTGCGCCTGCTGTTGTTCGCCTCCGGCCTGCTTGGCTGCCTGATGGTGGCCAGCGGCGCGGTCCTGTGGGGAATCAAGGAACGCGCCAAGCACCTCAAGTCCGGCAGGATCGGCGTTGGGCTACGCCTCGTCGATGCGTTGAACATCGGCGCGGTCGGCGGCCTGCCGCTCGCCTTCGCCAGCTATTTCTGGGCCAACCGGCTGGTGCCGCTGCATATCGAGGCCCGGCCGGACATGGAGGCCCGTGTGTTCTTTCTCGTCTGGGCCATCGCCATCGTGGCGGGCTTCATACGACCGCGCCGCCAGACCTGGGCCTGGCTGCTGTACATGGCCGCCGGGCTGTTCACGCTGATCCCGCTGCTCAATGCCTTGACCACGCATGTGCACCTGGGTGTCACCCTGCCCCAGGGCGACTGGGCCTTGGCCGGAGTCGACTTGGTCACCTGTTGCATCGGCCTGGTCCTGGGGTACTGCGGCTGGCGAATGCAGCGCTGGCAACCGCCGGTGTCCGCGGCGGAAAAGCGTCGTCGCCAGGCACCACCGCAGCCCCAAATCGAGGGTGGCGCCGCATGA
- a CDS encoding helix-turn-helix domain-containing protein, whose product MRMDDQSNPVRELSLVIFAANGRLISAGNELVAHLGLTSAWWQVLAALRYSPVPLPTASLARNMGLTRQAVQRIVGLLAERAMVEFQDNPHHRRAKLIVLTPSGIKALAAAEEAVAQIDQAITERIGSERLQEAKATLAQMSDMITAWMERGSHPTAHGPDNDKDAQP is encoded by the coding sequence ATGCGCATGGACGATCAGTCGAATCCCGTGCGTGAACTTTCGCTGGTGATCTTTGCCGCCAATGGCAGGCTGATCAGCGCTGGTAATGAACTGGTCGCGCATCTGGGCCTCACCAGCGCCTGGTGGCAGGTGCTCGCCGCGTTGCGATATTCACCGGTGCCGCTACCCACGGCATCCCTCGCTCGCAACATGGGGCTGACCCGCCAAGCGGTCCAGCGTATCGTCGGCCTGCTTGCCGAGCGCGCGATGGTGGAGTTCCAGGACAACCCGCACCATCGGCGCGCAAAGCTCATTGTCCTGACTCCATCGGGCATCAAGGCCTTGGCAGCGGCCGAAGAGGCCGTCGCCCAGATCGATCAGGCCATTACCGAGCGCATCGGAAGCGAGCGCCTCCAGGAAGCCAAAGCGACCCTTGCGCAGATGAGCGACATGATCACTGCGTGGATGGAGCGCGGGTCCCATCCGACCGCTCACGGCCCTGACAACGACAAGGACGCGCAACCATGA
- a CDS encoding TetR/AcrR family transcriptional regulator, with amino-acid sequence MTTKTARQRGRPRQFDPDEAVAKAQVLFHARGYDAVTVADVTNVLGITPPSFYAAFGSKAGLYARVLDRWAHTGAIPLADLLRPDLDVAQALTDVLQDAARRYAAQVTGRGCLVLEGTRCQDRDAREAACGFSRAAEGVIHDYVAARHPEMARQVTDFMVVTMSGLSAAARSGHDVEQLLASARLAGSALALAMPGKAGGE; translated from the coding sequence ATGACTACAAAAACGGCGCGCCAGCGCGGGCGGCCGCGCCAGTTCGATCCGGACGAGGCGGTGGCCAAGGCGCAGGTGCTGTTCCATGCGCGCGGATACGACGCGGTAACGGTGGCGGACGTCACCAATGTCTTGGGCATCACCCCGCCCAGCTTCTACGCAGCGTTTGGGAGCAAGGCCGGTCTTTACGCGCGGGTCCTGGACCGGTGGGCGCACACCGGGGCGATCCCGCTTGCCGATCTGTTGCGGCCCGACCTGGACGTGGCGCAGGCGCTGACCGATGTTCTCCAAGACGCCGCGCGGCGCTATGCGGCGCAGGTGACGGGAAGGGGCTGCCTCGTGCTGGAAGGGACGCGCTGTCAGGACCGCGACGCGCGCGAGGCCGCGTGTGGATTCAGCCGAGCCGCCGAGGGCGTGATCCATGACTACGTCGCTGCGCGCCACCCGGAGATGGCCCGCCAGGTCACCGACTTCATGGTCGTGACGATGTCCGGTCTGTCGGCCGCCGCGCGCAGTGGGCATGACGTGGAGCAACTGCTGGCTTCGGCCCGGCTGGCCGGTTCCGCACTGGCCCTGGCCATGCCTGGCAAGGCGGGGGGCGAATAG
- the bdcA gene encoding SDR family oxidoreductase produces MPTFQDKSVLVLGGSRGIGAAIVKRFAADGAKVTFTYSGSPQAAEQLAAQTQTTTVQTDSADRDAVIARVRDSGPLDILVVNAGIAIFGDALEQDPDAIDRLFRINVHAPYHAAVEAARQMPQGGRIIIIGSVNGDRMPLPGMASYALSKSALQGLARGLARDFGPRGITVNVVQPGPIDTDANPADGPMKDLMHSFMAIKRHGRPEEVASMVAWLAGPDASFVTGAMHTIDGAFGA; encoded by the coding sequence ATGCCCACTTTTCAAGACAAGTCCGTCCTCGTCCTGGGTGGCAGCCGCGGCATCGGCGCGGCCATCGTCAAGCGCTTTGCGGCCGATGGGGCCAAGGTCACCTTCACTTATTCCGGCTCCCCGCAGGCCGCCGAGCAGCTGGCGGCGCAGACCCAAACCACGACGGTACAGACCGACAGCGCGGACCGGGATGCGGTGATCGCCCGCGTGCGCGACAGCGGCCCCCTGGACATCCTGGTGGTCAACGCCGGCATCGCGATCTTCGGCGACGCGCTGGAGCAGGATCCCGATGCCATCGATCGCCTGTTCCGGATCAACGTCCATGCGCCCTATCACGCCGCAGTGGAAGCGGCGCGGCAGATGCCGCAGGGCGGGCGCATCATCATCATCGGCTCGGTCAACGGCGACCGCATGCCCCTCCCCGGCATGGCGTCCTACGCATTGAGCAAATCGGCGTTGCAGGGACTGGCGCGCGGCCTGGCCCGCGATTTCGGACCACGCGGGATCACCGTCAACGTCGTGCAGCCAGGTCCGATCGACACCGATGCCAATCCTGCCGACGGTCCGATGAAGGACCTGATGCACAGCTTCATGGCCATCAAGCGCCACGGCCGACCGGAGGAAGTCGCGTCCATGGTGGCCTGGCTGGCCGGCCCCGATGCCAGCTTCGTCACCGGTGCGATGCACACCATTGATGGCGCTTTCGGCGCGTAA
- a CDS encoding VOC family protein codes for MRKQFTAVVLILALPPLLASGQTPPAAPGKPGPQTPALKRVTGIGGVFIKARDPKALRAWYRDHLGIDVQVWGGTAFHWADAEGKPTPGSTAWMVGDGSNFAPSEAPFMVNYRVADLDALLAALRAEGCKVLEKTEASDYGKFGWVMDPEGNKVELWEPPAGS; via the coding sequence ATGCGTAAGCAGTTCACTGCGGTGGTCCTCATTCTCGCCTTGCCGCCCCTGTTGGCGTCGGGCCAGACCCCGCCAGCGGCACCGGGCAAGCCCGGTCCACAGACGCCCGCGCTCAAGCGGGTCACGGGGATCGGCGGTGTGTTCATCAAGGCCCGCGATCCCAAGGCATTGCGTGCCTGGTATCGCGACCACCTGGGAATCGATGTACAGGTGTGGGGTGGCACTGCGTTCCACTGGGCCGATGCAGAGGGCAAGCCGACGCCGGGCTCGACGGCCTGGATGGTGGGCGATGGCAGCAACTTCGCTCCCAGCGAAGCGCCCTTCATGGTCAATTATCGGGTCGCCGACCTGGACGCGCTGTTGGCCGCGTTACGTGCCGAGGGCTGCAAGGTGCTGGAAAAGACCGAAGCTTCCGACTATGGGAAATTCGGCTGGGTCATGGACCCGGAAGGCAACAAGGTGGAACTGTGGGAGCCGCCGGCCGGCTCCTAG